A single window of Pseudarthrobacter defluvii DNA harbors:
- a CDS encoding amino acid ABC transporter permease, with product MTTTTPRLAAGMTGDEYTVVKAKHPGRWASALIILIIAGLLLQSVMTNPNFGWNVVAAYLTEASIGRGILITLELTVVSMVIGTVLGVIFAVMRLSPNPVVRTAAFAYVSFFRGTPVLVQLLFWFNLAALYPVITLGIPGLHLDANQLITPLTAAILGLGLNQGAYMSEIVRAGILSVDNGQIEAAEALGITRMQTIRRIVLPQAMRVIIPPTGNETIGMLKSTSLVSVISVPELLYSSQVIYARTFETIPMLIVASLWYLLITTVLSIGQYYLERRFARGNHRNLPPTPLQQLRKFVRTHDALSLKPISLKGGPR from the coding sequence ATGACAACAACAACGCCCCGGCTGGCCGCCGGAATGACCGGCGACGAATACACCGTCGTCAAAGCCAAGCACCCCGGCCGATGGGCCTCGGCCCTGATCATCCTGATCATTGCGGGATTGCTCCTGCAATCGGTGATGACCAACCCAAATTTCGGCTGGAACGTCGTCGCCGCCTACCTCACGGAAGCCTCCATCGGGCGCGGGATCCTCATCACTCTCGAACTGACCGTGGTCAGCATGGTCATCGGCACGGTCCTCGGGGTCATCTTTGCCGTCATGCGGCTCTCCCCCAACCCTGTTGTTCGGACAGCAGCCTTTGCCTACGTCAGCTTCTTCCGGGGCACACCAGTCCTGGTGCAGCTGCTCTTCTGGTTCAACCTCGCAGCGCTGTACCCGGTGATCACCTTGGGCATCCCCGGACTGCACCTGGACGCCAACCAGCTCATCACCCCGCTGACCGCAGCCATCCTCGGCCTTGGCCTGAACCAGGGCGCCTACATGTCCGAAATCGTTCGCGCCGGTATCCTCTCGGTCGACAACGGACAGATAGAAGCGGCCGAAGCCTTGGGTATTACCCGGATGCAGACCATCCGCCGCATCGTGCTGCCGCAGGCGATGCGTGTCATCATTCCCCCTACCGGTAACGAAACCATCGGGATGCTCAAGTCCACCTCGCTCGTCAGCGTTATTTCCGTCCCGGAACTTCTCTACTCATCGCAGGTCATCTATGCCAGGACCTTTGAAACGATCCCCATGCTGATCGTCGCGAGCCTCTGGTACCTCCTCATCACCACAGTGCTCAGCATTGGCCAGTACTACCTCGAGCGCCGGTTCGCCCGTGGAAACCACCGCAACCTGCCACCGACACCCCTTCAGCAGCTCCGTAAATTCGTCCGCACCCACGACGCGCTGTCTCTGAAACCTATTTCCCTGAAAGGCGGCCCGCGATGA
- a CDS encoding amino acid ABC transporter ATP-binding protein, with amino-acid sequence MTVPAAPAPMVKANSICKSYGANEVLKGIDMEVAPGEVVCLIGPSGSGKSTFLRCINHLETVDGGRMWVDGNIVGYDLKGTKLHEQNHRDICRQRMDIGMVFQQFNLFPHMTVLENLIEAPRLVKKEKKNTATARAIGLLEKVGLRDKADAYPRQLSGGQQQRVAIARALCMEPKLMLFDEPTSALDPELVGEVLKVMKDLALSGMTMIVVTHEMNFARDVADRVVFMAEGHVVEQGPAREVITNPTNERTQTFLASVLNEATAN; translated from the coding sequence ATGACGGTCCCAGCAGCGCCGGCCCCTATGGTCAAGGCGAATTCAATCTGCAAGAGCTACGGGGCAAACGAGGTCCTGAAAGGGATCGACATGGAAGTCGCCCCCGGTGAAGTCGTCTGCCTCATCGGCCCCTCCGGCTCAGGGAAAAGTACCTTCCTGCGCTGCATCAACCACCTTGAAACGGTCGATGGCGGCAGGATGTGGGTGGATGGAAATATCGTCGGATACGACCTCAAAGGCACAAAGCTCCACGAGCAAAACCACCGCGACATCTGCCGGCAACGGATGGACATCGGGATGGTCTTCCAGCAGTTCAACCTGTTCCCCCACATGACGGTCTTGGAAAATCTGATCGAGGCACCCCGCCTCGTGAAGAAGGAAAAGAAAAATACCGCAACCGCGCGCGCCATCGGTCTGCTCGAAAAAGTGGGACTCCGGGACAAGGCAGACGCTTACCCGCGCCAACTCTCCGGCGGACAGCAGCAACGCGTAGCCATAGCCCGGGCATTGTGCATGGAACCCAAACTGATGCTCTTCGACGAACCAACCTCTGCCCTGGACCCGGAACTCGTCGGAGAGGTCCTGAAAGTCATGAAAGACCTTGCGCTTTCAGGAATGACCATGATCGTCGTCACCCACGAAATGAACTTCGCACGGGACGTCGCAGACCGCGTCGTCTTCATGGCCGAGGGGCACGTCGTAGAACAAGGTCCCGCCCGCGAGGTGATCACCAATCCCACCAATGAACGGACACAAACCTTCCTGGCGTCCGTTCTCAACGAAGCGACAGCGAACTGA
- a CDS encoding PDR/VanB family oxidoreductase — MDNGFFELVVHSINHESRQVVSVTLKHPLGHDLPGWEPGAHIDVLLPNGILRQYSLCSHPDETKAWRIAVLKEPQGRGGSAYVHDELMPGTKLQVREARNNFPMHPAERYLFIAGGIGITPILPMVWAATHQGIPWELLYLGRSRTSMAFLNEITALGGRATIHVSQELGPFPLNYLLSELEAGTEVYACGPQKLLDALETASKSWDDASAFHCERFSLEPAEPSAGTSTDSAFTLELADGMEVPVPANSSVLEALEAAGINVPNSCREGICGTCETPVIAGDIDHRDTLLSPQEREEGATMMICVSRCKSPRLVLDL, encoded by the coding sequence ATGGACAACGGCTTTTTCGAACTGGTGGTCCACTCAATAAATCATGAGTCCCGCCAAGTAGTGTCAGTAACACTAAAACACCCCTTGGGACACGATCTGCCCGGTTGGGAACCAGGTGCCCATATCGACGTGCTCCTCCCCAACGGAATACTCCGGCAGTACTCCCTGTGCTCACACCCGGATGAAACCAAGGCATGGCGCATTGCGGTTCTCAAGGAGCCGCAGGGGCGCGGCGGTTCGGCCTACGTCCATGACGAACTCATGCCGGGCACAAAGCTCCAGGTCCGGGAAGCACGGAATAACTTCCCGATGCATCCCGCCGAGCGGTACCTGTTCATCGCCGGAGGCATCGGCATCACTCCCATCCTCCCGATGGTGTGGGCTGCAACGCACCAGGGTATCCCGTGGGAATTGCTCTACCTTGGCCGTAGCCGCACCTCGATGGCGTTCCTCAACGAGATCACAGCGCTCGGAGGGCGCGCCACAATCCACGTCAGCCAAGAGCTCGGGCCATTCCCCCTCAATTACCTACTCAGTGAACTCGAGGCAGGAACCGAGGTTTACGCCTGCGGCCCGCAGAAACTGCTCGATGCATTAGAGACGGCCTCTAAGTCCTGGGACGACGCCTCAGCGTTCCACTGCGAGCGGTTTTCACTCGAGCCCGCCGAACCCAGTGCGGGGACGTCAACCGATTCAGCGTTCACCCTGGAGCTGGCCGACGGCATGGAAGTACCCGTACCGGCCAATTCCTCCGTCCTGGAAGCGCTGGAAGCAGCAGGTATCAACGTGCCCAACTCCTGCCGCGAAGGCATCTGCGGAACGTGCGAAACACCAGTAATAGCCGGAGACATCGACCACCGGGACACGCTCCTCTCACCACAGGAGCGCGAAGAAGGAGCGACCATGATGATCTGTGTCTCCAGATGCAAGAGCCCCAGACTCGTCCTCGACCTCTAG
- a CDS encoding IclR family transcriptional regulator has translation MAEENSGNSAGSRRTVASKVPSAHNTLRILQLLAAKKAPIPASRIADELGLPRSSIYDLLGVMEAQGFVTHLPSQGRYGLGVDAREVSSAYSQDEPLSRVGRPLLARLAQATGKSAHLSVLHGRDIRYLFEEPAKSQPSFISAVGMRLPSHLTATGRAILAAAPRAHVRALYPNAAAFAAPQQGSLPITKYQTLSSELNLVSQRGYAAEYGRTIPGFGSIAVAVKDQHGWPTAAIAVTYVEEDFPVPLQQALADTIKKTAFELSRRIHGPWPTLVAS, from the coding sequence ATGGCAGAAGAAAACAGCGGCAACAGTGCCGGCAGCCGTCGCACTGTTGCATCGAAAGTTCCCTCAGCCCACAACACCCTTCGTATCCTTCAACTGCTCGCTGCCAAAAAGGCCCCCATACCCGCTTCAAGGATCGCTGATGAACTCGGCCTTCCCCGGTCCAGCATTTACGACCTGCTTGGAGTGATGGAAGCCCAAGGATTCGTCACCCACCTGCCCTCTCAAGGGCGATACGGCCTGGGGGTGGACGCACGGGAAGTCAGCTCCGCTTACTCGCAGGATGAACCACTATCGCGGGTAGGCAGGCCGCTGCTTGCCCGCCTCGCTCAAGCCACGGGGAAGAGCGCGCACCTGTCCGTACTTCACGGACGCGACATCCGGTACCTCTTCGAAGAGCCCGCGAAGAGTCAACCATCCTTTATTTCCGCTGTCGGTATGCGGCTCCCCAGCCACCTCACAGCGACTGGCCGCGCCATTCTGGCTGCAGCACCCAGGGCACATGTACGCGCTCTCTACCCGAACGCGGCCGCGTTTGCAGCCCCCCAACAGGGCTCGTTACCCATCACCAAATACCAGACGCTGTCATCGGAGTTGAACCTAGTGAGCCAACGAGGTTATGCCGCGGAATACGGACGGACCATCCCAGGGTTTGGATCGATCGCCGTCGCCGTCAAGGACCAGCACGGCTGGCCTACCGCGGCCATCGCGGTGACATACGTTGAGGAAGACTTCCCGGTCCCGCTTCAGCAAGCGCTGGCAGACACCATAAAAAAGACCGCCTTCGAGCTGTCCCGGCGAATACATGGCCCTTGGCCAACACTGGTCGCCTCATGA
- a CDS encoding DUF7793 family protein translates to MSKVDIKGKGTMELSGGVLYLRWKHGAYVGIDVAKAGLAAVSTLGQGATLPMLVEIQGVTHSAAARRVFPDPSTISRMALLGSSPGDRVIAMFRLPVSPTGFPIRYFTSEEKAKAWLLEDSVESPA, encoded by the coding sequence ATGAGCAAGGTGGACATCAAGGGCAAAGGCACGATGGAGTTGTCCGGTGGGGTCCTTTACTTGCGCTGGAAGCACGGGGCCTACGTAGGCATTGACGTAGCCAAGGCCGGCCTCGCAGCCGTCTCGACCCTGGGCCAGGGCGCCACGCTGCCGATGCTGGTCGAAATTCAGGGCGTGACCCACTCCGCGGCCGCTCGAAGAGTCTTTCCCGACCCCTCCACCATCTCGCGTATGGCGCTGTTGGGTTCCTCTCCCGGTGATCGCGTGATCGCCATGTTCCGCCTGCCCGTATCGCCGACCGGATTCCCGATCAGGTATTTCACATCTGAGGAAAAAGCAAAGGCGTGGCTGCTTGAAGACTCCGTAGAGTCACCTGCATAG
- a CDS encoding IS1096 element passenger TnpR family protein produces MSTGPADWREPLEDSGGFPGYEDIVDALADPTHPDHAEYSAWVAEITEPDEPFDPAFLEIPAFRQISRALPRVMPFRIRSKLVGLS; encoded by the coding sequence ATGTCCACCGGCCCGGCTGATTGGCGCGAACCGCTGGAAGACTCCGGGGGATTTCCCGGATACGAGGACATCGTGGATGCCCTGGCTGACCCGACGCATCCTGACCACGCTGAATATTCCGCCTGGGTAGCCGAAATAACTGAACCCGATGAACCTTTTGACCCTGCTTTCCTGGAGATCCCCGCCTTCCGGCAGATCAGCCGGGCTTTACCCAGGGTGATGCCGTTTCGGATACGGTCAAAACTAGTCGGGCTTTCATGA
- a CDS encoding YegP family protein — MTASFELVVTTGGDFEFRLLSRTGKVLAVSERYKDKNSAVAGIRDAQESAAMAFINDRTTRPPSTPAPPSGLQQTQQGPSRWFG; from the coding sequence ATGACAGCATCATTCGAACTGGTGGTAACAACCGGCGGGGACTTTGAGTTCAGGTTGCTCTCCCGCACCGGGAAAGTACTGGCCGTCTCCGAAAGATACAAGGACAAGAATTCAGCGGTCGCGGGCATCCGCGACGCGCAGGAATCCGCAGCAATGGCTTTTATCAATGACCGCACGACGCGGCCGCCATCGACCCCGGCCCCACCGTCCGGTTTACAGCAGACACAACAGGGCCCATCCCGCTGGTTCGGATGA
- a CDS encoding DUF3040 domain-containing protein has protein sequence MPLSDREQKLLDELELDLVTKDPRLAQELSSGSMADGFRATTYFAALSCLIGVVLLIAGVASQVIAVGVIGFLLMGAGTYLFVANAPALTAPPIKRRPDSGPGKQ, from the coding sequence ATGCCGTTGTCAGATAGAGAGCAGAAACTGCTTGATGAACTGGAGCTGGACCTGGTTACGAAGGACCCGCGCCTGGCACAGGAACTGTCCTCTGGTTCTATGGCGGACGGGTTCAGGGCAACCACGTATTTTGCTGCCCTCTCGTGCCTTATCGGCGTCGTCCTGCTTATTGCAGGCGTCGCCTCGCAGGTGATCGCCGTGGGCGTTATCGGCTTCCTCTTAATGGGAGCAGGAACCTACCTTTTCGTGGCGAACGCGCCCGCCCTGACCGCGCCCCCCATAAAGCGCCGTCCAGATTCGGGACCTGGGAAACAATGA
- a CDS encoding DUF488 domain-containing protein, translated as MASPNAVKVRRIYESPLPEDGTRILVDRLWPRGLTKEKARIDHWYKAIAPSPQLRKWYAHDPELFEEFSRRYRAELDAPEALAALDQLRTLAGRGPLTLLTATKEPSISEAAVLCTLITEGTHPSNT; from the coding sequence ATGGCCAGTCCGAATGCTGTGAAAGTACGACGTATCTACGAGTCTCCACTTCCCGAAGATGGCACCCGCATCCTCGTGGACCGGCTCTGGCCACGCGGCCTGACCAAAGAAAAAGCCCGCATCGACCATTGGTACAAAGCCATAGCCCCATCCCCGCAGCTGCGGAAGTGGTACGCCCATGACCCCGAACTCTTCGAGGAGTTCAGCCGACGCTACCGAGCCGAACTGGACGCACCCGAAGCCCTGGCAGCCCTTGACCAGCTCCGCACCCTGGCCGGCCGCGGACCCCTGACCCTGCTGACCGCAACAAAGGAACCCAGCATCAGTGAGGCTGCAGTGCTGTGCACGCTGATCACAGAAGGAACGCACCCATCGAACACCTAA
- a CDS encoding glycoside hydrolase family 15 protein, whose translation MRGRPEHATEETDLAKNVQHGDPTWQPSPIPDYGLLGDTRTAALVSAGGSLDWLCAPAFDGEPIFGALLGGAEAGAFLAGPVPPAHEVRRQYRHHSATLETVWSDGQGQLILTEAMVADLNGQLLPTTLLIRRLSAEGSPMTAVICFDPRLGEQHQRPRIRRGRNLVCDWGPLALSLGCSQELVLEPGQHTYVTIEPGHPVTFVLAIAHGEPLIHIDPSTAWDLVETDEARWRAWADEVDEDIPFREPVLRSLLTLQLLTYSPSGAPVAAPTTSLPEDPGGIRNWDYRYAWPRDASIGVASFLGVGKTGEARKFLGWLLHASRLERPRLPALLTLAGGHVPAERTLHNWPGFAGSTPVRMGNGAASQHQLDGYGWVLDAAWVLVRSGHRLYSETWRAMRGFADLVARRWQDPDAGIWEIRDDAAHHVHSKMMGWLALDRALRIGQTHRLGKRQREQWQKAKHDLAAEIRSKGFDPARHTYTRTYGSLDLDAALLVLPVIGLEENGSSRVKGTVDAIREELSAGFPFLYRYPPGQDGLPGTEGAFLPCSFWLVQALAHTGQLSEATALFQALLENANQLGLYSEEIDPATGALLGNFPQALTHAALVQAALALRDAVARNEAAPGTLD comes from the coding sequence ATGAGGGGCCGGCCCGAGCACGCGACCGAGGAGACGGACCTGGCCAAAAACGTCCAGCACGGAGACCCGACGTGGCAGCCCTCGCCCATCCCCGATTACGGCCTCCTGGGAGACACGCGCACCGCAGCTCTTGTCTCGGCCGGCGGTTCCCTGGACTGGCTCTGCGCCCCGGCCTTCGACGGCGAGCCGATCTTCGGAGCACTCCTTGGCGGCGCCGAAGCCGGAGCGTTCCTTGCCGGACCCGTTCCGCCGGCTCACGAAGTCAGACGCCAGTACCGGCACCACAGCGCAACCCTGGAAACCGTCTGGTCAGACGGGCAAGGTCAACTCATCCTCACCGAGGCCATGGTGGCCGATCTCAACGGCCAATTGCTGCCCACGACGCTTCTGATCAGACGACTCAGCGCCGAGGGATCACCAATGACCGCAGTTATCTGTTTCGACCCCCGGCTGGGCGAACAGCACCAGCGTCCCCGCATCCGCCGCGGCCGCAACCTTGTCTGCGACTGGGGGCCCTTGGCCCTGTCCTTGGGATGCAGCCAGGAACTGGTGCTCGAACCAGGACAGCACACGTACGTGACCATAGAACCTGGCCACCCCGTCACCTTCGTACTGGCCATCGCCCACGGGGAACCCCTCATCCACATCGACCCTTCAACAGCCTGGGACCTCGTCGAAACCGACGAAGCCCGGTGGCGGGCCTGGGCGGACGAAGTCGATGAAGACATCCCCTTCCGTGAACCGGTCCTGCGAAGCCTTCTGACCCTCCAGCTGCTGACGTACTCTCCATCCGGCGCCCCGGTAGCAGCCCCCACCACGTCCCTGCCCGAGGACCCCGGCGGCATACGCAACTGGGATTACAGATACGCCTGGCCCCGGGATGCCAGCATCGGGGTCGCTTCCTTCCTCGGCGTTGGTAAAACCGGTGAAGCAAGAAAGTTCCTCGGCTGGCTGCTGCACGCCAGCCGGCTTGAACGGCCGCGCCTGCCGGCGCTGCTGACCCTTGCCGGGGGACACGTGCCCGCCGAACGCACCCTCCACAACTGGCCCGGATTTGCAGGGAGCACACCGGTCCGCATGGGCAACGGAGCCGCAAGCCAACACCAGCTCGACGGCTATGGATGGGTCCTGGATGCCGCCTGGGTCCTCGTGCGGAGCGGCCACCGTCTTTACTCAGAGACATGGCGGGCGATGCGAGGTTTCGCCGACCTGGTCGCACGGCGATGGCAGGACCCCGACGCCGGAATCTGGGAAATCCGCGATGACGCGGCCCACCATGTGCATTCCAAGATGATGGGCTGGCTCGCCCTCGACAGGGCACTCCGTATCGGACAGACGCACCGCCTGGGCAAACGGCAGCGAGAACAATGGCAAAAGGCCAAACACGATCTCGCGGCCGAAATTAGGTCCAAGGGCTTTGACCCGGCCAGACACACCTACACCCGCACCTACGGATCCCTGGACCTGGACGCCGCTCTGCTTGTCCTGCCCGTCATCGGCCTCGAAGAAAACGGCTCGTCCCGGGTCAAAGGAACAGTCGATGCCATCAGGGAGGAACTTTCCGCTGGCTTCCCGTTCCTCTACCGTTACCCGCCCGGCCAGGACGGACTACCCGGCACTGAGGGGGCCTTCCTGCCCTGCTCATTCTGGCTTGTCCAGGCCCTCGCCCACACTGGGCAGCTCAGTGAAGCAACCGCACTTTTCCAAGCACTCCTGGAGAATGCCAACCAGCTCGGACTCTACAGCGAAGAAATTGACCCGGCCACCGGAGCCCTTCTCGGCAACTTCCCGCAGGCTTTGACGCACGCGGCGCTCGTACAGGCCGCCCTCGCCCTGCGCGATGCCGTCGCACGGAACGAAGCGGCCCCAGGAACCCTTGACTAA
- a CDS encoding pyrimidine reductase family protein has translation MIDRLLPSPVTAATDTQLLNWYTHPVTADPHVSFNFVSSLDGAATLNGRSGGLGNAADRRIMVLLRRTADILLLGAGTVRTEGYSGDLIGADGVQWRQDNGKNDRPSLAVVSGSLRIDPDLPFFTSTPQRPMVITTAEASRVRRRSLEKVADVITCGQRRLDVDLLVRELKRRGHSRIHSEGGPHLFGTFQQAGRVDELCLSVSPVLAGGSGTRIAVSSQENSDPRRMHLQHVLRCGDMLFLRYLAHHGSGTTNSAHAKESAQDKGDELHGAQAPE, from the coding sequence ATGATCGACCGCCTTCTGCCCAGTCCCGTCACTGCCGCCACCGACACGCAACTCCTGAATTGGTATACCCATCCAGTAACCGCCGATCCCCACGTGAGTTTCAATTTCGTCTCCAGCCTGGACGGAGCCGCGACACTCAACGGCCGCTCCGGAGGCCTGGGTAACGCGGCGGACCGGCGGATCATGGTCCTGCTGCGCCGCACCGCAGACATTCTTCTCCTCGGCGCAGGAACGGTCAGAACGGAGGGCTACTCGGGGGACCTAATCGGCGCAGACGGTGTCCAGTGGCGCCAGGACAACGGCAAGAATGACCGGCCGTCCCTGGCCGTCGTCTCCGGCAGCCTGCGGATCGACCCGGACCTGCCCTTCTTCACATCAACGCCGCAGCGACCTATGGTCATCACGACCGCCGAGGCCAGCAGGGTGAGGAGGAGAAGCCTGGAGAAAGTCGCGGATGTGATTACCTGCGGGCAGCGGCGTCTGGACGTGGACCTGCTGGTCCGGGAACTGAAACGGCGCGGACACTCCCGGATACACTCCGAGGGCGGGCCCCACCTGTTCGGAACATTCCAGCAGGCCGGGCGCGTCGACGAACTCTGCCTGTCCGTTAGTCCTGTCCTCGCCGGAGGATCCGGCACCCGCATCGCCGTCAGTTCCCAGGAAAACTCTGACCCCCGCAGGATGCACCTTCAACACGTGCTCCGCTGCGGGGACATGCTCTTCCTCCGCTACCTGGCCCACCACGGATCAGGCACGACAAACAGCGCGCACGCAAAGGAGTCGGCGCAGGACAAGGGGGATGAACTGCACGGGGCGCAGGCACCGGAGTAA
- the folP gene encoding dihydropteroate synthase yields MAIINRTPDSFYDAGRTFDLDAAVDASLAAVADGADWLDIGGQPFAPGTPLTTEEEADRIIPLIQEVRRQSGTIISADTFNPEVAELSIKAGANAINDTSGLSDQEMAAVIAATDAHFIITHSLAPPRTPWPEPTYQDVVGEVRDFLSRKIDEAIGLGVPEKQIIIDPGHDLNKNTLHSLELTRRLEQIASLGFPVLASVSNKDFIGETLGKARDERVEGSLAAAVICLMKGARILRMHNIAPAASALHLTEAVLGWRKPLSLHHNMKRRGIRVRAVP; encoded by the coding sequence ATGGCCATCATCAACCGGACCCCTGATTCGTTTTATGACGCAGGACGGACCTTTGACCTGGACGCTGCCGTTGATGCTTCCCTGGCCGCCGTGGCCGACGGTGCGGACTGGCTAGACATCGGCGGGCAGCCCTTCGCTCCCGGCACCCCGCTCACGACAGAAGAAGAAGCAGACCGCATCATTCCCCTCATCCAGGAAGTCCGCCGCCAGTCCGGCACGATCATCTCCGCCGACACCTTCAATCCCGAAGTGGCCGAACTCAGCATCAAAGCAGGTGCCAATGCCATCAATGACACCTCTGGACTGAGCGACCAGGAGATGGCCGCCGTCATCGCAGCCACAGATGCCCACTTCATCATCACCCACAGCCTCGCCCCGCCCCGGACGCCATGGCCTGAGCCCACGTATCAGGACGTAGTCGGGGAGGTCCGCGACTTCCTGTCCCGGAAAATCGATGAAGCCATCGGCCTCGGCGTCCCTGAAAAGCAAATCATCATCGACCCAGGGCACGACCTGAACAAGAACACCCTCCATTCACTGGAACTCACCCGGCGCCTTGAACAGATCGCATCCCTGGGCTTCCCGGTCCTGGCATCCGTGTCCAATAAAGACTTCATCGGCGAGACACTGGGCAAAGCACGCGATGAGCGGGTGGAAGGGTCCCTCGCCGCCGCCGTGATTTGCCTGATGAAAGGCGCACGGATCCTGCGCATGCACAACATCGCTCCGGCGGCGTCGGCCCTGCACCTCACCGAGGCAGTCCTCGGATGGCGGAAACCACTATCACTGCACCACAACATGAAAAGACGCGGAATCCGCGTCCGGGCGGTGCCATGA